Proteins co-encoded in one Desulfitibacter alkalitolerans DSM 16504 genomic window:
- a CDS encoding LTA synthase family protein, translating to MNILISILLFIDLVYYTYFFTLTPVQSIYQLKQLTPVSESIKLVLKPLYSLLFIDSLLLGFYYYRHRAKTILEKHVARQIPRKPVLAIIIVLTILVASFTHQSVKDAQGYFTPHNLGAFKYHLYDIASFFLIKPLDIIDVEAIADTISQETSEQIGFGLAKGRNVFVIQAESVQGFVINQQINGQYITPVLNDLINKETLYFSNFYEQVGWGNTSDSEFVTHNSYYPSTKVFSYKAYENNTFFTLPMLLKEHGYANIVFHGFEASFWNREAIYPSQGIDTFISLEKFEPTEIIGLGLSDGQLFEQSLAHIKNMPRPFYSFYITLTSHHPYTMENEHKMLNIKDPFKDTMLENYLQTVHYFDQQLGVFIETLKAHNLYDNSIIVIYGDHQGLDARDEETNNQVSEFLGKQYTEAEMYQVPFIIHIPNSQVNQEITLAGGQLDILPTLANLLGIKINSKMFFGKDLLNTDEGFVATQINTARGSFIDNEKIFIMSNDGIFENSRAWYLTSGEPVDIEECMSGYERALAEIALSEYIMQNNLISVVKENGLDYILKEYLSKE from the coding sequence TTGAATATATTAATATCTATACTATTATTTATAGATCTAGTTTACTATACTTATTTTTTCACTCTTACACCTGTCCAAAGTATTTATCAATTAAAGCAGCTAACCCCTGTATCTGAAAGCATTAAACTTGTTTTGAAGCCATTATATTCCTTACTCTTTATTGATAGTTTACTTTTAGGGTTTTATTACTATAGACACAGGGCAAAAACTATACTTGAAAAGCATGTGGCCCGGCAAATTCCCAGGAAGCCAGTTTTAGCTATTATAATTGTTTTAACCATCCTTGTTGCCTCATTTACCCATCAAAGTGTTAAAGATGCCCAGGGCTATTTTACACCCCATAACCTGGGAGCGTTTAAGTATCATTTGTATGATATAGCCAGCTTTTTTCTGATAAAGCCCCTGGACATTATAGATGTTGAGGCCATAGCTGATACAATAAGCCAGGAGACAAGTGAACAAATAGGCTTTGGTTTGGCAAAGGGGAGAAATGTTTTTGTTATCCAGGCTGAATCTGTCCAGGGTTTTGTGATTAACCAGCAGATTAATGGTCAGTATATAACCCCAGTACTTAATGACCTTATAAACAAAGAAACCTTATACTTTAGTAACTTTTATGAGCAGGTTGGCTGGGGGAACACCTCTGACTCTGAGTTTGTAACCCATAACAGCTATTACCCTTCCACAAAGGTATTTAGCTACAAGGCTTATGAAAATAACACCTTTTTTACCCTGCCAATGCTTCTAAAAGAACACGGCTACGCAAATATTGTTTTTCACGGATTTGAAGCTAGTTTTTGGAACAGGGAAGCCATTTATCCTTCTCAGGGTATTGATACCTTTATCAGTTTAGAAAAATTTGAGCCTACGGAAATTATAGGTCTGGGTTTAAGTGACGGCCAGTTATTTGAGCAGTCCTTGGCCCATATTAAAAATATGCCCCGGCCTTTTTATAGCTTTTACATTACCCTGACATCTCACCATCCATATACCATGGAAAACGAGCATAAGATGCTCAACATTAAAGACCCTTTTAAAGATACAATGCTGGAAAACTACCTGCAAACAGTCCATTATTTTGATCAGCAATTGGGAGTATTTATCGAGACGTTAAAAGCCCACAATTTATATGATAATTCTATTATTGTAATATATGGCGACCATCAGGGTTTAGATGCCAGAGATGAGGAGACCAACAACCAGGTATCAGAATTTCTGGGCAAACAATATACTGAAGCAGAAATGTATCAGGTCCCATTTATAATTCACATACCAAACTCCCAGGTTAATCAAGAAATTACATTAGCTGGAGGTCAATTAGATATACTCCCAACGCTAGCCAATCTCCTTGGAATAAAGATCAACAGCAAGATGTTTTTTGGTAAGGACCTTTTAAATACTGACGAAGGCTTTGTTGCAACCCAGATTAATACAGCCAGGGGCTCTTTTATAGATAACGAAAAAATATTTATTATGTCCAATGATGGCATATTTGAAAACAGCAGAGCATGGTATTTGACTAGCGGAGAACCAGTTGACATTGAAGAATGCATGTCCGGCTATGAAAGAGCCCTTGCTGAAATTGCCCTGTCTGAGTATATAATGCAAAACAATTTGATATCTGTTGTCAAAGAAAATGGATTAGATTATATTTTAAAAGAATACTTATCCAAGGAATAG
- a CDS encoding MarR family winged helix-turn-helix transcriptional regulator, translated as MKEKNLESLDIQKNLFGNIFLTANRLQSIGDQKLGWEGITIKQWFLTIMILKSGNYSPTLGEVAKDMGYSHQNIKQLALKLRQKGYLILEQDQDDRRVTRLRLTQKCYSFWQERRVEVKGFLTELFQDLSIEDIDSLCKTLDLLYKRVLEMEAGATTIF; from the coding sequence ATGAAGGAAAAAAATCTAGAAAGCTTGGATATTCAGAAAAATCTCTTTGGCAATATCTTTCTCACAGCAAACAGACTGCAGTCAATTGGAGACCAAAAACTAGGCTGGGAAGGAATAACTATTAAGCAGTGGTTTTTAACTATAATGATACTGAAATCGGGTAATTATTCCCCGACCCTTGGAGAGGTAGCAAAAGATATGGGTTACTCTCATCAAAATATAAAGCAGCTTGCTTTAAAGCTTCGGCAAAAGGGTTATTTAATACTTGAGCAGGACCAAGATGACAGGAGAGTAACACGTCTTAGGCTGACGCAAAAATGTTATTCGTTTTGGCAGGAGCGTCGGGTTGAAGTTAAAGGATTTTTAACAGAGTTATTCCAGGATTTAAGCATTGAGGATATTGACTCGTTATGCAAGACCTTGGATCTATTATATAAAAGAGTTTTAGAAATGGAAGCAGGAGCAACAACAATTTTCTAA